Proteins from one Tautonia marina genomic window:
- a CDS encoding DUF6950 family protein, which translates to MRNEGWEAILAEHIEQARNNAFEWGMNDCALWSADWVRKATGEDFASTWRGRYTTETELNALLAAMDIESPGDIASEHLPEMDVPFAQRGDIVLHPQGCLGICNGLDSYFLMEQGVTRIRTRNCVKAWAVR; encoded by the coding sequence GTGAGGAATGAGGGCTGGGAGGCAATTCTCGCCGAGCACATCGAGCAGGCGAGGAACAATGCATTTGAATGGGGCATGAACGACTGCGCCCTCTGGTCAGCCGACTGGGTCAGGAAGGCCACGGGCGAGGACTTCGCCTCGACCTGGCGCGGCCGGTACACGACCGAGACTGAGCTGAACGCCCTGCTGGCCGCGATGGACATCGAGTCGCCGGGCGACATCGCCTCCGAGCACCTGCCCGAGATGGACGTGCCGTTCGCCCAGCGGGGCGACATCGTGCTGCACCCGCAAGGCTGCCTCGGCATCTGCAACGGCCTGGACAGCTACTTCCTTATGGAACAGGGCGTGACCCGCATCCGCACCCGCAACTGCGTCAAAGCCTGGGCGGTGCGCTGA
- a CDS encoding HK97-gp10 family putative phage morphogenesis protein, translated as MDFEVKVEGLDRIQNATQEMQRSVEAELVKGLFASAKRVEAEAKRSITAGGKTGRVYRRRTVTHQASAPGEAPASDTGRLVNSINSSVEGLDGVVVAGGGLVKYARMLEFGTARMAARPFMFPALEKSKAWIRERLAKAVRIAAAKSVGR; from the coding sequence ATGGACTTTGAAGTGAAGGTGGAGGGTCTCGACCGCATCCAGAACGCTACGCAGGAGATGCAGCGATCTGTCGAGGCCGAACTGGTCAAGGGCCTATTCGCCTCCGCCAAGCGCGTCGAAGCCGAGGCCAAGCGGAGCATCACGGCGGGGGGGAAGACCGGTCGCGTCTACCGTCGCCGCACGGTCACCCACCAGGCTTCCGCTCCGGGCGAGGCCCCGGCATCCGACACCGGGCGGTTGGTCAACTCGATCAACTCCTCCGTCGAGGGGTTGGACGGCGTCGTCGTGGCCGGCGGCGGGCTGGTCAAGTATGCCCGCATGCTTGAGTTCGGAACCGCCAGGATGGCCGCCCGTCCCTTCATGTTCCCGGCCCTCGAAAAGAGCAAGGCCTGGATCCGCGAGCGACTCGCTAAAGCCGTCCGCATCGCGGCGGCGAAGTCCGTGGGGCGCTGA
- a CDS encoding glycoside hydrolase family 16 protein: MTDTLNLDRAIPTLTEEFDRLLEWRRGCTQVDAKPLPLNDPGFNWAAGYVWNHPIVGPDAPKEKWPAKKAASYPAWTSNLGSGAVDVCPNGDMIRRMGRSLGPFDLSGSQELLVSAKPLPAYLAKTVGPQDRVNGAAPAYMGGAFVSFPYSQTFGVFEMRARIAKGKGLWPAFWLLPCDHSWPPEIDVMEVLGKSPETVVSTLHFKDPSGKHKQASGILKGADLSLAVHDYAVDWGPEVIRFYLDGRLFFTHPTPASMKKPHYLIVDHAVGGPKSWPGAPDATTKFPAQMRISHIRAWQRPEYL; encoded by the coding sequence ATGACCGACACCCTGAACCTAGACCGCGCCATCCCGACCCTGACCGAGGAATTCGACCGCCTGCTCGAGTGGCGACGGGGCTGCACGCAGGTAGACGCCAAGCCGCTCCCGTTGAACGACCCCGGCTTCAATTGGGCCGCCGGATACGTCTGGAACCACCCGATCGTAGGCCCTGACGCGCCGAAGGAGAAGTGGCCCGCAAAGAAAGCCGCCTCCTACCCGGCGTGGACCTCGAACCTTGGCTCCGGCGCCGTGGATGTCTGTCCGAATGGCGACATGATCCGCAGAATGGGCCGCAGCCTGGGGCCGTTCGACCTGTCGGGCAGCCAGGAACTTCTGGTATCGGCGAAGCCGCTGCCCGCCTACCTGGCCAAGACCGTTGGCCCCCAGGACCGGGTGAACGGCGCGGCCCCCGCCTACATGGGCGGGGCCTTCGTCAGCTTCCCCTACTCGCAGACCTTCGGCGTGTTCGAGATGCGGGCAAGGATCGCCAAAGGCAAGGGCCTCTGGCCTGCGTTCTGGCTGCTGCCGTGCGACCACTCCTGGCCGCCCGAGATCGACGTGATGGAGGTGCTCGGCAAGAGCCCCGAGACCGTCGTCTCGACCCTCCACTTCAAGGACCCGTCCGGCAAGCACAAGCAGGCGTCCGGGATCCTCAAGGGGGCTGACCTGAGCCTCGCAGTCCACGATTACGCCGTGGACTGGGGGCCGGAGGTCATCCGCTTCTACCTCGACGGCCGCCTGTTCTTCACCCATCCGACCCCTGCCTCCATGAAGAAGCCGCATTACCTGATCGTTGACCACGCCGTCGGCGGCCCGAAAAGCTGGCCAGGAGCGCCAGACGCGACCACCAAATTCCCCGCCCAGATGAGGATCTCCCACATCCGCGCCTGGCAGCGGCCCGAGTACCTATGA
- a CDS encoding DUF3168 domain-containing protein codes for MPTPDNALQAGIYARLTGYAPLTTALRGQRVFDYVQPKQSAPYVVIGDDTIGDFSTKNGNGWDCTLTIHVWDFEKAGRKSVKALLGHIYDALHRQEASVSVSGFALIELRFDGFQATFQETAIEGENDHYYHGVARYRALVQAT; via the coding sequence ATGCCAACACCGGATAACGCACTCCAGGCCGGCATCTACGCCCGGCTGACCGGCTACGCGCCGCTGACCACGGCGTTGCGCGGGCAGCGAGTGTTCGATTATGTCCAACCGAAACAGTCTGCCCCCTACGTCGTGATCGGCGACGACACCATCGGGGACTTCAGCACCAAGAACGGCAACGGCTGGGACTGCACGCTCACGATCCACGTCTGGGACTTCGAGAAGGCGGGCCGCAAGTCGGTCAAGGCACTGCTCGGGCACATTTACGACGCGCTACACCGGCAGGAGGCCAGCGTCAGCGTTTCGGGCTTCGCACTTATCGAGCTGCGCTTCGACGGCTTCCAGGCCACGTTCCAGGAGACCGCTATCGAGGGAGAGAACGACCACTACTACCACGGCGTCGCGCGGTATCGGGCGCTCGTGCAAGCAACTTAG
- a CDS encoding lysozyme, producing the protein MKVSDRGIALIKDHEGLRLEAYLCPGNVWTIGYGSTKGVKQGMKVTKKQAEEMLRRDIGRFERAVNKLVTMELSQEQFDALVSLAFNIGEGAFAKSKLLEVLNAGKYRDAAAQFPKWRKSAGKVLPGLVKRRAAEKALFLEGTAPEPLKPLTKSRELIGSTVAAVGTAGDVALSEAKDAIEPVIGYSETLRWLFIALVFVGLGLTIYGRLSNRRKGIV; encoded by the coding sequence ATGAAGGTATCGGATCGCGGGATCGCACTGATTAAAGACCACGAAGGGTTGCGGCTGGAGGCGTACCTATGCCCCGGCAACGTCTGGACAATCGGCTACGGCTCCACCAAAGGCGTGAAGCAAGGCATGAAGGTGACCAAGAAACAGGCCGAGGAAATGCTGCGTCGCGATATTGGCAGGTTCGAGCGGGCGGTGAACAAGTTGGTCACCATGGAATTGTCGCAGGAGCAGTTCGACGCGCTGGTGTCGCTCGCCTTTAACATCGGCGAAGGCGCGTTTGCAAAGTCCAAGCTATTGGAGGTTCTAAACGCGGGGAAATATCGCGACGCAGCCGCGCAGTTCCCGAAGTGGCGCAAGTCGGCGGGCAAAGTGCTGCCTGGCTTGGTCAAGCGCCGCGCCGCCGAGAAAGCCCTGTTCCTCGAAGGCACCGCCCCCGAGCCCTTGAAGCCGCTCACCAAGAGCCGTGAACTGATCGGCAGCACCGTGGCTGCGGTCGGCACTGCGGGCGACGTCGCCCTCTCCGAGGCCAAGGACGCGATCGAGCCGGTCATCGGCTACTCGGAAACCCTTCGCTGGCTTTTCATCGCCCTCGTATTCGTCGGCCTCGGCCTGACCATCTATGGGCGGCTCAGCAACCGGAGGAAGGGCATTGTTTAA
- a CDS encoding phage major tail protein, TP901-1 family, protein MALQRGRDMVIKLGSGPSAQLIGGLTETSISMNGTVIDGSTKDTEGWRELVEDAALKSFSIACSGMFKDSTTDDLMRQKAFGQTIDTYTLVFPNGDTIVCDFQITGYSRAGSVEGVETYNYTLESSGIPVFTKASI, encoded by the coding sequence ATGGCATTACAACGTGGCCGCGACATGGTCATCAAACTGGGTTCGGGGCCGTCCGCGCAGCTGATCGGGGGGCTGACCGAGACGTCCATCAGCATGAACGGCACCGTGATTGACGGCAGCACGAAAGACACCGAGGGCTGGCGAGAACTGGTGGAGGACGCAGCGCTCAAGTCGTTCAGCATCGCCTGCTCAGGCATGTTCAAGGACTCGACCACCGACGACCTGATGCGTCAGAAGGCGTTCGGCCAGACCATCGACACCTACACCCTGGTCTTCCCGAACGGCGACACCATCGTGTGCGACTTCCAGATCACCGGCTACAGCCGAGCCGGTTCGGTCGAGGGCGTGGAGACCTACAACTACACGCTCGAAAGCTCCGGCATCCCCGTATTCACCAAAGCCTCAATCTAA
- a CDS encoding DUF6378 domain-containing protein, translating to MDRKVMKAEEIARRAADLVGGDRARQHGDKHETHRNIARLWSAWLRHPVSAADVAAMMVLLKLARTKGGSLNTDNFVDMAGYASIMGELADGADS from the coding sequence ATGGACAGGAAAGTTATGAAGGCAGAGGAGATCGCCCGCAGGGCGGCGGATCTGGTCGGGGGCGACCGAGCCAGGCAGCACGGCGACAAGCACGAGACGCACCGCAACATCGCCCGACTGTGGAGCGCGTGGCTGCGCCATCCCGTTTCGGCGGCTGACGTGGCGGCCATGATGGTGCTGCTGAAACTGGCCCGCACCAAGGGCGGAAGCCTCAACACGGACAATTTCGTGGATATGGCGGGCTACGCCAGCATCATGGGAGAACTCGCCGATGGAGCCGACTCGTAA
- a CDS encoding tape measure protein, with amino-acid sequence MTDIGELVVRIKADAAQLEREIKKANGVVKKSAGEMELSVSSLRRQFIALTAAIGGAQIVRSIMTYEKLQASLKTVTGSAEAASRAFSLIEGFAATTPFSLEQVTAAFIKLKALGLTPSEEALRSYGNTASAMGKSLNQMIEAVADATTGEFERLKEFGIKTRQEGDSVVFTFQGMSTKVGKNAAEIEGYLRKIGDVNFAGAMKEQENTVSTALSNMGDSFGKLAKQIGDAGLSEIIIAIANTIRSMNEEMAETIRLMTQINQAGTANNTASPIDLQDNFPTTTDRMRFGQRPRRASQVSDTPFGPEFQQPRSASVDEKAVERIKKGREALSDYNRALREEQVLLGLSGRDRAAQESRFRVEEIARKSGIKLTNEQIEANAELAASNYDLQEAQEKMKESMREAEQIRALFYDRLTSSLTDVVFRANSARDAMLGFAESIARAAFERKVAGPLADALVGRNGGTGLLDSVFDSIGGAFGGFFADGGRPPVGVPSIVGERGPELFVPDSAGTVIPNHSLGGQSVTVYQSFNLNPGATEQTVAQLRNLVPSIMAETKAAVFAEMQRGGTGSKIIGARN; translated from the coding sequence ATGACGGATATCGGTGAACTCGTAGTCAGGATCAAGGCCGACGCTGCTCAACTGGAGCGCGAGATCAAGAAGGCGAACGGCGTCGTCAAGAAGAGCGCAGGAGAGATGGAGCTTTCCGTCAGCAGCCTGCGTCGGCAGTTCATCGCACTGACCGCGGCCATCGGCGGAGCCCAGATCGTTCGGTCGATCATGACCTACGAGAAGCTGCAAGCGTCGCTCAAGACCGTGACGGGCTCCGCCGAGGCTGCCAGTCGGGCTTTCTCCCTGATCGAGGGCTTCGCTGCGACGACCCCGTTTTCGCTGGAGCAGGTAACTGCCGCATTCATCAAGCTGAAGGCCCTTGGCCTGACTCCTTCCGAGGAAGCGTTGCGCTCCTACGGGAACACCGCCTCCGCGATGGGCAAGTCTCTCAATCAGATGATCGAGGCCGTCGCCGACGCGACTACCGGTGAGTTTGAACGCCTGAAGGAGTTCGGGATTAAGACCCGCCAGGAAGGCGACTCCGTGGTGTTCACCTTCCAGGGGATGTCGACCAAGGTCGGTAAGAATGCGGCGGAGATCGAAGGCTATCTCCGCAAGATCGGCGACGTGAACTTCGCCGGGGCGATGAAAGAGCAGGAGAACACGGTCAGCACCGCCCTGTCCAACATGGGGGACAGTTTCGGCAAGCTTGCCAAGCAGATCGGCGACGCCGGCCTCAGCGAGATCATCATCGCGATTGCTAACACGATCCGCTCAATGAACGAGGAGATGGCGGAGACGATCCGCCTGATGACTCAGATCAATCAGGCAGGCACGGCGAACAATACTGCCTCTCCGATCGACCTTCAGGACAACTTCCCCACCACGACGGATCGGATGCGATTTGGCCAGCGCCCGAGGAGGGCATCGCAGGTCAGCGACACCCCATTCGGCCCTGAGTTTCAGCAGCCACGGTCCGCTTCCGTGGACGAGAAGGCGGTCGAGAGGATCAAGAAGGGGCGAGAGGCGCTGTCAGACTACAACCGCGCCCTCCGCGAGGAGCAAGTGCTTCTCGGCCTCTCTGGCCGCGACCGGGCTGCGCAGGAGTCGAGATTTCGCGTGGAGGAGATAGCCCGCAAAAGCGGCATCAAGCTCACAAATGAGCAGATCGAGGCGAACGCCGAACTCGCGGCCTCGAATTACGACCTGCAGGAGGCGCAGGAAAAAATGAAAGAATCTATGCGGGAGGCGGAGCAGATCCGCGCCCTGTTCTACGATCGCCTGACCAGCAGCCTGACCGACGTAGTGTTCCGCGCCAACAGCGCCCGCGACGCAATGCTCGGGTTCGCCGAATCCATCGCCCGCGCCGCCTTCGAGCGAAAGGTTGCCGGGCCGCTGGCAGATGCCCTAGTCGGCAGAAACGGCGGAACCGGCCTGTTGGACAGTGTCTTCGACAGCATTGGCGGCGCGTTCGGAGGCTTCTTCGCAGACGGTGGCCGCCCTCCAGTGGGCGTCCCGTCCATCGTCGGTGAGCGCGGGCCGGAGCTATTCGTGCCTGATTCAGCCGGCACCGTCATCCCGAACCACTCGCTCGGCGGGCAGTCCGTGACCGTGTACCAGAGCTTCAACCTGAACCCGGGGGCCACCGAGCAGACCGTGGCCCAGCTCCGCAACCTGGTGCCGAGCATCATGGCCGAGACCAAGGCCGCGGTGTTCGCCGAAATGCAGCGTGGCGGCACGGGTAGCAAGATCATCGGAGCGAGGAACTGA
- a CDS encoding metallophosphoesterase, with protein sequence MRREPYDEAYKAEIVRRVLAGETAEAISRQPGSPRGATIREWVVKAKHKEALKATVRQHVEPRPVVLAPTIEAHRPRRVLVIPDMHHPFCHPDALEFLKAVRDAYKCDSVVCLGDEVDWHALSRYDHDPDGLSPGGELEAALVSIAPFYTAFPDVLVCTSNHTVRGHRKAYSAGIPAAFLKHISMVLHAPDGWEWRDEHRIDGVSYIHGDAGRSGQYAHIHYMKQAKRSVVIGHIHAFAGVAFEGQHFGMNTGCLIDSEAYAFAYGRKNLLPVSLGCGVVIEGREAHFIPMHLDDNKRWTGKL encoded by the coding sequence ATGCGGCGCGAACCCTACGACGAGGCTTACAAGGCTGAGATCGTCAGGAGGGTTCTGGCAGGAGAAACCGCCGAGGCCATCAGTCGCCAGCCAGGGTCACCGAGAGGTGCAACCATCCGCGAGTGGGTTGTCAAGGCGAAGCATAAGGAGGCCCTCAAGGCCACAGTACGTCAGCACGTCGAGCCGAGGCCTGTCGTCCTGGCCCCCACCATCGAAGCCCACCGCCCGCGCCGGGTGCTCGTCATCCCCGACATGCACCATCCCTTCTGCCACCCCGACGCGCTGGAGTTCCTGAAGGCTGTACGCGATGCGTACAAGTGCGATTCCGTGGTGTGCCTCGGGGACGAGGTGGACTGGCACGCGCTCTCGCGCTACGACCACGACCCGGACGGCTTATCACCCGGGGGAGAGTTGGAGGCGGCGCTGGTCAGCATCGCCCCGTTCTACACCGCCTTCCCCGACGTGCTGGTATGCACCTCGAACCACACCGTGCGCGGCCACCGCAAGGCGTACTCCGCCGGCATCCCCGCCGCGTTCCTCAAGCACATCAGCATGGTGCTGCACGCTCCCGACGGCTGGGAGTGGAGGGATGAGCACCGCATCGACGGCGTGTCCTACATCCACGGCGACGCTGGGCGCTCCGGCCAGTACGCCCACATCCACTACATGAAGCAGGCCAAGCGCTCAGTGGTCATCGGGCACATTCATGCCTTTGCCGGAGTGGCATTTGAAGGACAGCACTTCGGCATGAACACGGGCTGCCTTATCGACTCGGAGGCCTACGCCTTCGCCTATGGAAGAAAGAACCTGCTCCCCGTATCCCTCGGGTGTGGCGTGGTCATCGAGGGAAGGGAGGCGCATTTCATCCCGATGCACCTGGACGACAACAAACGATGGACAGGAAAGTTATGA
- a CDS encoding phage tail protein: protein MGPAVPVVAALAGAAASSAIGATAIGGAFTVGLLNAGIGFSAGGAIAFTGAIAGFAVSTAVNAVGSRMVSSKPKPGANTAQEVRGQSVMVRSSVESHKIIYGQTRVSGPIVLVTTTNSGPDSTGATVTADNLFLHMVIPLAGHEVEEIGTVYLNDVAVSLDGNGFVQTAPYLKDGKSYVRIKKYLGTASQTADPLLMAEVSSWTSAHRLQGIPYLYIRMQWNPDVYPNGTPNVSAVVKGKKVYDPRSGLTAWTDNSALCARDYLASDYGFNVDADELNDDFFEAAANVCDESVALNAGGTQKRYTTNGVIDTAASPLDNLNALVAAMAGTVTYVQGKFRAYAGAYDAPVGDIDLDMVVDGIDVVESPPRQDLFNRVQGTYVDPNKNWQPTDFPPVTNSLYETQDGGEVIPRDVVLTLTNHPEAAQRIAKIILEQGRQGIQVELKLKHSALSYAVWDTVTLTNTPLGWESKVFRISNLQTEGIGPITLSLQEESAASYDWAAGQASTYDAAPDTNLPSPFNVAPPVSLTVTEDLYVTREGDGVKAKAIMSWVASPDAFIYLYQPEYKLASDTEWIPLPRTPSTTAEVLDIAPDIYNFRVKAINTLNASSVYTETTKQISGLAAPPTAPQNLYWTAIGGLAYLNWAPSPDLDVRIGGKYVFRYSPDTSDGWANSTTIGNAVPGSSSQALLPLKTGIYLVKAEDSSGVQSSTTSSVIVTQDTIYALSVIATLTEDPTFGGSKTNCSVSGGVLSLTDTTLPGTYLFSSKMDLGSVKRVRLTAKLKAAVVNPSDLFDSRSGLFDDAEGSFDGDDTASADAVVFVRSTQTDPNGSPTWTAWNRLDSGEFVARGFDFKVELVSYDSAFNIEISELEAEAAEL, encoded by the coding sequence ATGGGTCCGGCTGTTCCCGTCGTCGCGGCCCTCGCCGGCGCGGCAGCATCCTCGGCCATCGGGGCGACCGCCATCGGCGGCGCTTTCACCGTGGGCCTCCTGAACGCGGGCATCGGCTTCAGCGCGGGTGGCGCCATCGCATTCACGGGGGCCATCGCGGGCTTTGCCGTGTCCACGGCGGTGAACGCCGTCGGCAGCCGCATGGTCTCGAGCAAGCCCAAGCCGGGCGCGAACACCGCCCAGGAGGTTCGCGGCCAATCGGTCATGGTCCGCTCCTCGGTCGAGAGCCACAAGATCATCTACGGCCAGACCCGCGTTTCCGGCCCCATCGTGCTGGTCACCACCACGAACAGCGGTCCCGATTCCACCGGCGCGACGGTGACGGCCGACAACCTGTTCCTGCACATGGTCATCCCTCTTGCCGGGCACGAGGTGGAGGAGATCGGCACCGTTTATCTGAACGACGTGGCTGTCAGCCTCGACGGCAACGGCTTCGTGCAGACCGCCCCGTACCTGAAGGACGGCAAGTCCTACGTCCGCATCAAGAAATACCTGGGAACCGCCAGCCAGACGGCGGACCCGCTGCTTATGGCGGAAGTGTCGAGCTGGACCTCGGCCCACCGCCTGCAGGGCATCCCGTACCTCTACATTCGGATGCAGTGGAACCCGGACGTCTACCCGAACGGCACGCCCAACGTCAGCGCCGTGGTCAAGGGCAAGAAGGTCTACGACCCCCGCAGCGGGCTGACCGCCTGGACCGACAACTCCGCCCTGTGCGCCCGCGACTACCTCGCGTCCGATTACGGCTTCAACGTCGACGCCGACGAGTTGAACGACGACTTCTTCGAGGCCGCCGCCAACGTCTGCGACGAATCCGTGGCCCTCAACGCCGGCGGCACCCAGAAGCGGTACACGACCAATGGCGTGATCGACACGGCGGCCTCCCCGCTCGACAACCTGAACGCTCTGGTCGCGGCCATGGCCGGTACGGTCACCTACGTCCAGGGCAAGTTCCGGGCCTACGCGGGCGCCTACGACGCCCCGGTCGGCGACATCGACCTGGACATGGTGGTGGACGGCATCGACGTGGTCGAGAGCCCGCCCCGCCAGGACCTGTTCAACCGCGTGCAGGGCACCTACGTCGACCCGAACAAGAACTGGCAGCCGACCGATTTCCCACCGGTCACGAACAGCCTGTACGAGACGCAGGACGGGGGCGAGGTCATCCCCCGCGACGTGGTGCTGACGCTCACCAACCACCCCGAGGCCGCCCAGCGCATCGCCAAGATCATCCTGGAGCAGGGACGCCAGGGCATCCAGGTTGAGCTGAAGCTCAAGCACAGCGCCCTGTCCTACGCCGTGTGGGACACCGTGACGCTCACCAACACCCCGCTCGGCTGGGAGAGCAAGGTCTTCCGCATCAGTAACTTGCAGACGGAGGGCATCGGTCCGATCACCCTGAGCCTCCAGGAGGAGAGCGCGGCCAGCTACGACTGGGCGGCCGGTCAGGCGTCCACCTACGACGCGGCCCCGGACACGAACCTGCCCAGCCCGTTCAACGTGGCACCGCCCGTGTCGCTGACCGTGACCGAGGACTTGTACGTCACCCGCGAGGGGGACGGCGTGAAGGCGAAGGCCATCATGAGCTGGGTCGCCTCGCCGGACGCCTTCATCTATCTATACCAGCCCGAATACAAGCTCGCGTCCGATACCGAGTGGATCCCGCTACCGCGTACCCCTTCTACGACCGCCGAGGTGTTGGACATCGCGCCGGACATCTACAACTTCCGGGTCAAGGCGATCAACACGCTGAACGCTTCGTCGGTGTACACCGAGACCACCAAACAGATCTCGGGCCTCGCGGCCCCGCCGACCGCCCCGCAGAACCTCTACTGGACGGCCATCGGCGGGTTGGCCTACCTGAATTGGGCTCCGTCCCCCGACCTCGACGTGCGCATCGGCGGCAAGTACGTCTTCCGCTACTCGCCGGACACTTCGGACGGGTGGGCGAACAGCACCACCATCGGCAACGCCGTGCCGGGCAGTTCGTCGCAGGCTCTCCTGCCGCTCAAGACGGGCATATATCTGGTGAAGGCCGAGGACTCAAGCGGCGTGCAGTCATCCACCACCTCCAGCGTCATCGTGACGCAGGACACGATTTACGCCCTGTCGGTCATTGCCACGTTGACCGAGGACCCCACGTTCGGCGGTTCGAAGACCAACTGCTCGGTCTCCGGTGGCGTTCTCTCGCTCACCGACACAACCCTGCCCGGGACGTACCTGTTCAGCAGCAAGATGGACCTCGGGAGCGTAAAGCGGGTGCGCCTCACTGCGAAGTTAAAGGCCGCCGTGGTGAACCCATCCGACTTGTTCGACAGCCGCTCCGGATTGTTCGACGACGCGGAAGGCAGTTTCGACGGTGACGACACCGCGTCCGCTGATGCCGTGGTGTTCGTGCGGTCAACGCAGACTGATCCCAACGGCAGCCCGACGTGGACGGCTTGGAACCGACTGGATTCCGGTGAGTTCGTGGCAAGAGGGTTCGACTTCAAGGTAGAGCTGGTGTCATACGACTCAGCGTTCAACATCGAGATCAGCGAATTAGAAGCAGAAGCAGCGGAGTTGTAA
- a CDS encoding right-handed parallel beta-helix repeat-containing protein → MRINELNGGNALGFAKLIAPSAQFPIIQGGVTYPIALQDALRAGQFYIDPHAFGAKGDAVANVDGVITNGTTLTSATYQFTEKDVGKLCFINSSERTITSVSNGSATLSASVSNASAVRWLIGTDDTAAIEAAMEAARTVGVTIPDGNTSETSRWGSIPFGGLVQLRSRGYLVRNTQARYDAGKLGAITVPRRCGLRGAGMGQTHIYLAPGNIGHGIANRGSSVSGGGWDDFMQLSDFTLFGNHDLQTSACLDGIHYEAAFNNYLKVDNFTCMSNIRVYEPRRHGIYINGRGEMVYFNLFVYSAFQYGVFIENNMDSRFYSINAGGCSRTGIRINKSANIHLTNCKSFYSGNSGGTNAADSANFALIADTYLNGQVIMTACEAQESRGSGFYITSGLNIFNGCLAADPSRAALVGSSTPPTVRAGFHLADTNSVHANPKHNIFNGCYVRPALTLNYADAAATDMYCGTHAVYIDDAGRANRGDIYTFDQAAYDASKLGGPGISNGRNTGLRVDGTALT, encoded by the coding sequence ATGCGGATTAACGAGTTGAACGGCGGCAATGCACTCGGCTTCGCCAAACTGATCGCGCCCAGTGCCCAGTTCCCCATCATTCAGGGCGGCGTGACCTACCCCATCGCACTTCAGGACGCCCTTCGCGCCGGCCAGTTCTACATCGACCCCCACGCCTTTGGTGCGAAGGGGGATGCAGTGGCAAACGTGGATGGGGTGATCACGAACGGCACGACCCTCACCTCCGCGACCTACCAGTTCACCGAGAAGGACGTGGGCAAGCTCTGCTTCATCAACTCCAGCGAGCGAACCATCACGTCCGTATCGAACGGCTCGGCCACACTGAGCGCCTCGGTATCCAACGCCAGCGCCGTGCGCTGGCTCATCGGCACGGACGATACGGCCGCGATCGAGGCGGCGATGGAGGCGGCACGGACTGTGGGCGTCACCATCCCCGACGGGAACACGTCCGAAACCTCCCGCTGGGGCAGCATCCCATTCGGCGGTTTGGTTCAGCTTCGCAGTAGGGGCTACCTCGTGCGCAACACCCAAGCCCGCTACGACGCTGGGAAGCTTGGCGCCATCACCGTCCCTCGCCGGTGCGGCCTGCGTGGGGCCGGCATGGGCCAGACGCACATCTACCTGGCCCCCGGCAACATCGGTCACGGCATCGCCAACCGGGGTTCCTCGGTATCCGGCGGCGGCTGGGACGACTTCATGCAGCTCAGTGATTTCACACTGTTCGGAAACCACGACCTGCAGACCTCCGCCTGCCTGGACGGCATCCATTACGAGGCCGCTTTCAACAACTACCTCAAGGTGGACAACTTCACCTGCATGTCGAACATCCGCGTCTACGAGCCACGCCGGCACGGCATCTACATCAACGGTCGCGGCGAGATGGTCTACTTCAACCTCTTCGTGTACTCGGCGTTCCAGTACGGCGTGTTCATCGAGAACAACATGGACAGCCGCTTCTACTCGATCAACGCGGGCGGTTGTTCCCGAACCGGCATCCGCATCAACAAATCGGCGAACATCCACCTGACCAACTGCAAGTCGTTCTACAGCGGCAACAGTGGTGGAACGAATGCCGCCGACAGCGCCAACTTCGCGCTCATCGCGGACACATACCTCAACGGGCAGGTCATCATGACGGCCTGCGAAGCGCAGGAGTCCCGCGGTTCTGGCTTCTACATCACCAGCGGCCTGAACATCTTCAACGGTTGCCTCGCCGCCGATCCCAGTCGCGCCGCGTTGGTGGGAAGCAGCACCCCGCCGACCGTCCGTGCCGGATTCCACCTGGCGGACACGAACTCGGTACACGCGAACCCGAAGCACAACATCTTCAACGGATGCTACGTCCGCCCGGCCTTGACCTTGAACTACGCTGACGCCGCCGCCACGGACATGTACTGCGGCACCCACGCCGTCTACATCGATGACGCGGGCAGGGCGAATCGCGGCGACATCTACACCTTCGACCAAGCAGCCTACGACGCCTCGAAGCTCGGAGGGCCTGGCATCTCGAACGGTCGGAACACGGGGCTGCGCGTAGACGGCACGGCATTAACCTAA
- a CDS encoding ClpX C4-type zinc finger protein codes for MVCDFCGKRPPEGELIVAAPGGQVHICESCVFVCQRVIEEEKQKCSGAAG; via the coding sequence GTGGTCTGCGACTTCTGCGGCAAGCGGCCGCCCGAGGGCGAGCTCATCGTCGCGGCACCAGGCGGACAGGTCCACATCTGCGAGTCCTGCGTGTTCGTGTGCCAGAGGGTGATCGAGGAGGAGAAGCAGAAGTGTTCTGGCGCAGCTGGATAA